A stretch of Rhododendron vialii isolate Sample 1 chromosome 4a, ASM3025357v1 DNA encodes these proteins:
- the LOC131324455 gene encoding uncharacterized protein LOC131324455, whose product MVASFKFSIAIVLSCLIISKGLCQDCPLNKIKIFQFASGRFIQGKTEWVVFLINTCKCALQYIELNCKGFQTVEKIDEAVLLGPTGSGRCLFLNRNQLIKQNIGQFAYAFDTEYNFTVRDILLPNGTCIS is encoded by the exons ATGGTGGCTTCCTTCAAGTTTTCCATCGCTATTGTTCTCTCATGTCTCATTATAAGCAAAG GCCTATGCCAAGATTGCCCCCTAAACAAAATCAAGATTTTCCAATTCGCGAGCGGGAGATTTATCCAAGGGAAAACTGAATGGGTCGTTTTTCTGATCAACACGTGCAAGTGTGCCCTACAATACATAGAATTAAATTGCAAAGGATTTCAGACCGTCGAAAAGATTGATGAAGCTGTCCTATTAGGTCCCACCGGCAGTGGTCGTTGCCTCTTCCTCAACAGAAACCAACTGATTAAACAAAATATTGGCCAGTTCGCTTATGCATTTGATACAGAGTATAATTTTACTGTAAGGGACATCCTTCTTCCTAATGGAACATGTATCTCTTGA
- the LOC131324456 gene encoding mediator of RNA polymerase II transcription subunit 7a-like isoform X1 produces MAATATYPPPPPYYKLYKDYIQNPNSAPEPPPPIEGTYVLFGANYTTDDVLPSLEEQGVRQLYPTGPNIDFKNELRSLNRDLQLHILELADVLVERPSQYARRVEDISLIFKNLHHLLNSLRPHQGRATLIHLLESQIQRRKQAVEDIKRRREEAQKLLKEALGTLDGH; encoded by the exons ATGGCGGCTACAGCTACTTACCCGCCTCCACCACCATATTACAAGTTGTACAAGGACTacattcaaaaccctaactccgCTCCGGAACCTCCTCCTCCTATTGAAGGCACTTACGTCCTCTTTGGTGCCAATTACACT ACGGATGATGTGCTTCCAAGCTTGGAAGAACAAGGAGTCCGTCAGTTGTATCCTACGGGACCTAATATTG ATTTCAAGAACGAACTGAGATCACTTAACAGAGATCTCCAGCTGCATATTTTGGAGCTTGCTGATGTTCTTGTAGAGCGGCCATCTCAATATGCGAGGAGGGTAGAAGACATTTCTCTGATATTCAAGAACTTACATCACCTTTTGAATTCACTGCGTCCTCACCAG GGCAGAGCAACTCTAATTCACCTACTAGAATCTCAGATACAGCGTCGTAAACAAGCTGTGGAGGATATTAAGCG GAGGAGAGAAGAAGCGCAGAAACTGCTCAAGGAGGCTCTTGGAACATTGGATGGCCATTAG
- the LOC131324456 gene encoding mediator of RNA polymerase II transcription subunit 7a-like isoform X2, translating into MAATATYPPPPPYYKLYKDYIQNPNSAPEPPPPIEGTYVLFGANYTTDDVLPSLEEQGVRQLYPTGPNIDFKNELRSLNRDLQLHILELADVLVERPSQYARRVEDISLIFKNLHHLLNSLRPHQSNSNSPTRISDTAS; encoded by the exons ATGGCGGCTACAGCTACTTACCCGCCTCCACCACCATATTACAAGTTGTACAAGGACTacattcaaaaccctaactccgCTCCGGAACCTCCTCCTCCTATTGAAGGCACTTACGTCCTCTTTGGTGCCAATTACACT ACGGATGATGTGCTTCCAAGCTTGGAAGAACAAGGAGTCCGTCAGTTGTATCCTACGGGACCTAATATTG ATTTCAAGAACGAACTGAGATCACTTAACAGAGATCTCCAGCTGCATATTTTGGAGCTTGCTGATGTTCTTGTAGAGCGGCCATCTCAATATGCGAGGAGGGTAGAAGACATTTCTCTGATATTCAAGAACTTACATCACCTTTTGAATTCACTGCGTCCTCACCAG AGCAACTCTAATTCACCTACTAGAATCTCAGATACAGCGTCGTAA